Proteins from a single region of Sphingopyxis sp. BSN-002:
- a CDS encoding DUF3649 domain-containing protein codes for MALRALAAVPLNYAVTAVLTMLIARLLPGGAAQASIGATLLSFILFAGIAMAAFAVRSTVKLWLGLVVLGVLAGGIDWLLISIGGRL; via the coding sequence GTGGCTTTGCGTGCGCTCGCCGCCGTGCCGCTCAACTACGCCGTCACCGCCGTTCTCACGATGCTCATCGCGCGCCTGCTGCCGGGCGGCGCCGCGCAGGCCAGCATCGGTGCGACCTTGCTGTCCTTCATCCTCTTTGCGGGAATTGCGATGGCCGCGTTCGCCGTTCGCTCGACCGTCAAACTCTGGCTCGGTCTGGTCGTACTCGGCGTTTTGGCGGGCGGCATCGACTGGCTGCTGATCTCGATCGGTGGCCGGCTGTGA
- a CDS encoding PepSY-associated TM helix domain-containing protein, with protein MKQGFRQSMAWLHTWTGLLLGWLLFAIFVTGTSAYFQEETTRWMTPEVRSVPVDPARGFQSATDWLQREAPGASEWSVYSAGKRAADLQLYWVNGPDVPADAPTEARLDGNGQKVEARETLGGWFLYRFHYDLHYINWYWARWIVGIAAMAMLVAILSGIVTHKKIFVDFFLLRFGKGQRSWLDAHNVSSVLFLPFILMITYTGLVSLATHYMPWGIAANYASEDKFFDAAFPWPAPGEKTGVAPLAPVAPLVGQAESEWGVAAGSIRILNPGDRTARVIVSSAPDAGMSVRPRSITFDGVTGKVVERRDPAGAATATEGTMIGIHAGRFASVLLRFLYFLSGIAGCVMVASGLILWTVKRRARLPDPERPHFGFRLVEKLNIAAIAGLPLAIAAYFLANRLLPLDIAGRSDREIGTMFIVWGAVAIWAIARPAGRAWIEGFAATGIAFAAIPVVNALTTDRSLVASLLARDWVFAGFDLAMLLLASVFGFAAFKVARRQKPGRRVRGADAHSRQEAAG; from the coding sequence GTGAAGCAGGGTTTCCGTCAGTCGATGGCGTGGCTGCACACCTGGACCGGACTGCTGCTCGGCTGGTTGTTGTTCGCGATCTTCGTTACCGGCACCTCGGCCTATTTCCAGGAAGAGACGACGCGCTGGATGACGCCCGAAGTGCGAAGCGTGCCCGTCGATCCGGCACGCGGCTTCCAGAGCGCAACCGACTGGTTGCAGCGCGAGGCTCCGGGTGCGAGCGAATGGTCGGTCTATTCGGCGGGGAAGCGCGCCGCCGACCTGCAGCTTTATTGGGTCAACGGCCCGGACGTACCTGCCGATGCGCCGACCGAAGCACGGCTCGACGGGAACGGTCAAAAGGTCGAGGCCCGCGAGACGCTCGGCGGCTGGTTCCTTTACCGCTTCCATTACGACCTGCATTACATCAACTGGTATTGGGCGCGCTGGATCGTCGGCATCGCGGCGATGGCGATGCTGGTCGCGATCCTCTCGGGCATCGTCACGCACAAGAAGATCTTCGTCGACTTTTTCCTGCTGCGCTTCGGCAAGGGGCAGCGCAGTTGGCTCGACGCGCACAATGTGTCGAGCGTCCTGTTCCTGCCCTTCATCCTGATGATCACCTATACGGGGCTCGTCAGCCTCGCGACGCACTATATGCCGTGGGGGATAGCCGCCAACTATGCGAGCGAAGACAAGTTCTTCGATGCGGCCTTCCCCTGGCCGGCGCCCGGGGAGAAGACCGGCGTCGCCCCGCTCGCGCCCGTCGCGCCGCTGGTCGGGCAGGCGGAAAGCGAATGGGGCGTCGCGGCCGGAAGCATCCGCATCCTGAATCCCGGCGATCGCACGGCGCGAGTCATCGTCTCGAGCGCGCCCGATGCCGGCATGTCGGTGCGCCCGCGCTCGATCACCTTCGATGGGGTAACGGGCAAGGTCGTCGAGCGGCGCGATCCTGCCGGTGCCGCGACGGCCACCGAAGGTACGATGATCGGCATTCACGCCGGCCGTTTCGCTTCGGTGCTGCTTCGCTTCCTCTATTTCCTGTCGGGAATTGCCGGATGCGTCATGGTGGCGTCCGGCCTGATCCTGTGGACTGTAAAGCGCCGCGCCAGACTTCCCGATCCCGAGCGTCCGCATTTCGGTTTCCGGCTCGTCGAGAAGCTCAATATCGCGGCGATTGCGGGCCTGCCCCTGGCGATCGCGGCCTATTTTCTCGCCAACCGTCTTCTGCCGCTCGATATCGCCGGACGGAGTGATCGCGAGATCGGCACCATGTTCATCGTGTGGGGCGCCGTCGCCATATGGGCGATCGCGCGGCCGGCCGGACGCGCATGGATCGAAGGTTTCGCGGCGACCGGAATCGCCTTCGCGGCCATTCCGGTCGTGAACGCGCTCACGACCGATCGCTCGCTTGTCGCAAGCCTCCTCGCCCGCGACTGGGTCTTCGCAGGTTTCGATCTGGCGATGCTCCTGCTCGCGTCGGTCTTCGGCTTCGCGGCGTTCAAAGTCGCGCGCCGGCAGAAACCGGGGAGGCGGGTGCGCGGCGCGGATGCGCATTCGCGGCAGGAGGCCGCCGGATGA
- a CDS encoding DUF3325 domain-containing protein translates to MIHILLFGLACAGFAMLCLARDRHQRDLLGRKLPAAAPKALRAAGWACLALAFVLAGRGLGWAYGTVEWLGQMSAGALVTVLFLTRLSARTSSSRRAPP, encoded by the coding sequence ATGATCCATATCCTGCTTTTCGGCCTCGCCTGCGCGGGATTCGCGATGCTCTGCCTCGCGCGCGATCGCCATCAACGCGACCTCCTTGGGCGAAAGCTCCCGGCTGCCGCCCCCAAAGCGCTTCGCGCAGCCGGGTGGGCCTGTCTCGCGCTGGCCTTTGTCCTGGCCGGCCGGGGGCTTGGCTGGGCCTATGGCACGGTCGAATGGCTCGGGCAGATGAGCGCCGGTGCGCTCGTCACAGTCCTGTTCCTCACACGCCTGTCGGCCCGAACATCTTCCTCGCGCCGAGCGCCGCCATAG